Proteins from a single region of Sediminitomix flava:
- a CDS encoding efflux RND transporter permease subunit: MLEKILNQKAMITVVLIAVLFGGLFAYQKIGKLEDAEIPFKTALVITAYPGASAHEVELEVTDVLEEAIQKLENIDFIESNSTPGMSMIEVNIRQTVKTDELPQLWDHLRRKVGDAQGHLPQGAYPTIVNDDFADTYGMFYAVSADGYSKAELTDYTEFIEKELLSVEGVRRSQIFGKQNESIEIRFSTEELAKLGINPMLIAMEMQNQGAIVNSGKIASGKDAIRLGVGNKLNKIEDIENLLISTQEGSSFRLGEIAKVQKSYFEPKREAMYFNDQQALALGLSNETGINVVELGERIDEKLAEVKAELPAGIEINTVYSQPERVDAAVQNFIWNLISSVGIVIAVLLFAMGMRSGLLISSGLVFTILATLICMLAIDLPLHRVTLSAIILAMGMLVDNSIVVADGILMDLKKGIEPKFAFVDTAKKTAIPLLGSTLVAILAFMPLALSPDMSGEFMSSLFSVLVISLALSWVFAMVQTPFMAKYFYKKQQSKSNSENDELYNGFIYKAFIETIKWSLKHKRLFVASSVLVLILSFGGFKFIKLGFFPSIAYDQFLIEYTLPQGSDIDAVERDIQKAQKHILTYDEVTKVTGSVGRPPVRYLLMRPMAMGGNNYAEFIVETTDKETVAKLIPELEAYFEKEFPESFVRILQYGAVFTDFETEMEFSGPDPAVLKDLAEQAKEILRKEELAVSITDNWLNESKVLKPIYDVEKAQKVGLTRNDMANSILVVTNGMPIGAIYEGKDQVPVVLRTNTPLASDLENIGNIPVWGQRSQASTPLAHIIDTLKLDWENEAVYRYNGKRALKVQCDVKDGHTPEELFASIKDDIEAIPLPDGYSLRWDGTVANAMKANKALATYLPLALGLMLVIIIGLFNNLKQPVIIFLIFPYAFIGVVLGFITTGATYDFMGIIGTLGLIGMMIKNAVVLLDEINLGIDEGKTQLQATIDASVSRMRPVMMASLTTILGMAPLLADAMFKSMSITIMFGLFVGTLIILILVPVFYAQFYKVDISPLKASKKEKEISHV, translated from the coding sequence ATGCTAGAGAAAATATTAAATCAGAAAGCGATGATCACAGTGGTACTTATCGCTGTGCTATTCGGAGGACTGTTTGCTTATCAGAAGATTGGTAAACTTGAAGATGCTGAGATTCCTTTTAAAACAGCTTTGGTCATAACGGCTTACCCTGGAGCTTCGGCACATGAAGTAGAGTTGGAAGTAACAGACGTACTAGAGGAGGCAATCCAAAAACTTGAAAATATAGATTTTATAGAGTCGAATTCAACTCCTGGAATGTCCATGATTGAGGTGAATATCCGACAAACGGTAAAGACGGATGAGTTGCCTCAGTTATGGGATCATTTACGAAGAAAAGTAGGCGATGCACAAGGACATTTACCACAAGGAGCTTATCCGACTATTGTCAATGATGATTTTGCTGATACCTATGGGATGTTCTATGCAGTTTCTGCAGATGGTTATTCTAAAGCTGAACTAACAGATTATACTGAGTTTATTGAGAAAGAGCTACTGAGTGTTGAAGGCGTTCGACGATCGCAGATTTTTGGAAAACAAAATGAATCAATTGAAATTCGTTTTTCAACAGAAGAGCTAGCGAAATTGGGAATAAACCCTATGCTGATTGCAATGGAAATGCAGAATCAAGGAGCAATTGTAAACTCTGGTAAAATTGCTTCGGGTAAAGATGCGATCCGTTTAGGGGTAGGGAATAAACTCAATAAAATAGAAGATATTGAAAACCTTTTGATCTCCACACAAGAGGGGAGTTCATTCCGATTAGGAGAGATTGCCAAAGTTCAAAAGTCGTATTTCGAGCCTAAAAGAGAGGCAATGTACTTCAATGATCAGCAAGCTTTGGCATTGGGGCTATCAAATGAAACCGGTATCAATGTAGTTGAACTTGGCGAAAGAATTGATGAGAAACTAGCGGAAGTAAAGGCTGAATTACCTGCAGGTATCGAGATTAACACCGTTTACTCTCAACCTGAGCGTGTAGATGCTGCTGTACAGAACTTTATTTGGAACTTGATTTCGTCGGTAGGTATCGTTATCGCAGTATTGTTATTTGCGATGGGAATGCGATCTGGTTTGTTGATCTCGAGTGGTTTAGTCTTCACAATCTTGGCAACCTTGATTTGTATGTTGGCAATTGATCTTCCATTGCATCGAGTGACTCTATCTGCAATCATTCTGGCTATGGGGATGCTCGTAGATAACTCGATCGTAGTTGCCGATGGTATCTTGATGGATTTGAAGAAAGGAATTGAGCCTAAATTTGCTTTTGTAGATACAGCCAAGAAAACAGCCATTCCATTATTAGGGTCAACTTTGGTGGCTATTCTTGCCTTTATGCCATTAGCTCTTTCACCAGATATGTCGGGTGAGTTTATGAGTTCTTTGTTTTCTGTACTTGTAATTTCTCTGGCACTTAGTTGGGTATTTGCCATGGTTCAAACTCCATTTATGGCGAAATACTTTTACAAGAAGCAACAATCAAAATCAAATTCAGAAAATGACGAATTGTATAATGGTTTCATTTATAAAGCTTTCATAGAAACAATCAAATGGTCATTGAAGCATAAAAGATTATTTGTAGCCTCAAGTGTGTTGGTACTGATACTTTCATTTGGCGGTTTCAAGTTTATTAAACTCGGATTTTTTCCATCAATTGCTTACGACCAATTCTTAATTGAGTACACCTTGCCTCAAGGAAGCGATATTGATGCTGTTGAACGAGATATTCAAAAAGCACAGAAACATATCCTTACTTACGATGAAGTGACGAAAGTAACAGGTTCTGTTGGGAGACCACCTGTTCGTTATTTGCTGATGCGTCCGATGGCAATGGGTGGAAATAACTATGCAGAATTCATTGTAGAAACAACAGACAAAGAAACTGTAGCGAAGTTAATTCCTGAATTGGAAGCTTACTTTGAAAAAGAATTTCCAGAATCATTTGTGAGAATACTTCAGTACGGAGCTGTATTTACTGACTTTGAAACAGAAATGGAATTTTCAGGTCCTGACCCTGCAGTGTTGAAAGACTTGGCAGAACAGGCAAAAGAAATACTTCGAAAAGAAGAATTAGCCGTATCAATTACAGATAACTGGTTGAATGAATCGAAAGTATTAAAGCCAATTTATGATGTAGAGAAAGCTCAAAAAGTTGGTCTGACCAGAAATGATATGGCAAATTCTATTTTGGTAGTGACCAATGGAATGCCTATAGGAGCTATTTATGAAGGTAAAGATCAGGTTCCTGTCGTTCTTCGAACAAATACGCCACTCGCATCAGATTTAGAGAATATCGGTAACATTCCTGTTTGGGGGCAAAGAAGTCAGGCAAGTACGCCACTGGCACATATTATTGATACCTTGAAGTTGGATTGGGAAAATGAAGCTGTTTATAGGTACAATGGAAAACGAGCGCTCAAAGTACAATGTGATGTAAAAGATGGGCATACACCAGAAGAACTCTTTGCGAGTATCAAAGATGATATAGAGGCAATTCCTTTACCCGATGGTTATTCATTACGTTGGGATGGTACAGTAGCAAATGCCATGAAAGCGAATAAAGCGTTAGCCACTTATTTACCACTTGCCTTAGGATTGATGCTAGTAATCATCATTGGTCTTTTCAATAACCTGAAGCAGCCCGTGATTATCTTCTTGATTTTCCCCTATGCTTTTATTGGAGTTGTTTTGGGCTTTATCACTACAGGAGCTACTTATGACTTTATGGGAATTATCGGTACGCTAGGTCTTATCGGTATGATGATCAAAAATGCAGTAGTACTGTTAGATGAAATCAATTTGGGAATTGATGAAGGGAAAACACAATTACAAGCTACAATTGACGCTTCCGTATCGCGTATGCGTCCTGTAATGATGGCTTCATTGACTACCATTTTGGGGATGGCTCCACTTTTAGCAGATGCCATGTTTAAGTCCATGTCAATCACGATCATGTTTGGTCTATTCGTCGGGACACTCATCATCTTGATTCTTGTACCTGTGTTCTATGCACAGTTCTACAAAGTTGACATTAGCCCATTGAAAGCTTCTAAAAAAGAAAAAGAAATTAGCCATGTATAA
- a CDS encoding SusD/RagB family nutrient-binding outer membrane lipoprotein yields MRRFLSTIISVTCLLSMLVSCDEFYEVNDDPNKPSQSASKNLLAPVLGYWAKQSFEHGEFVAYITQQVATYGGGDTRRDRWDYLNVNRIGHWRVHYHDVGVNASNLIATSVEEENENYEGIGRVVLALSTLITSDVFGDMPLSEAFVGNTFPKYDDHQEIYTWVGEELDRAIAALEVAKTQEDQNTPLYNDFIYGGDLDKWIALAHAVKARMLLHYVPNVSAPYDEILSEVEMALSNFETAAYEYTNGAETSLEIMQCQWGPNKAKYEWDYWQNALDASGPTYFFLHNLMGYDPLTADYVDPRLPYLMTSRDVLDLGDGTTKPAYYGMRSGEGIDGTKDNDLYPYMYGNYQTRDDASQFILMEEELHFIKSEVLFMKGQFNESLAALQEGVSVHMNRAGVPSDEAEAFLRSEKMPQNGTALRLSHIMQQKVVALYLQGEVWADMRRHGFDTNIYEGLERPVDLAYYWEDNTGEHVWLQRFPYDPETEEIYNRGELLKRDAFQNPAWMYQPVFWAKKIEL; encoded by the coding sequence ATGAGAAGATTTTTAAGTACAATTATCAGTGTCACATGTTTGCTTAGTATGCTTGTTTCATGTGATGAATTTTATGAAGTAAATGACGATCCAAACAAGCCATCTCAATCGGCGAGTAAGAACTTATTAGCACCTGTTTTGGGCTATTGGGCAAAACAATCTTTTGAGCATGGAGAGTTTGTGGCCTACATTACGCAACAGGTGGCAACTTATGGTGGCGGAGATACCCGTAGAGATCGTTGGGATTATCTGAATGTAAACAGAATAGGGCATTGGAGAGTGCATTATCATGATGTTGGGGTGAATGCTTCAAACCTGATTGCAACCTCTGTAGAGGAAGAAAATGAGAATTATGAAGGGATTGGACGTGTAGTGCTAGCCTTGTCTACGCTCATTACTTCAGATGTATTCGGGGATATGCCTTTATCTGAGGCATTTGTTGGAAACACTTTCCCAAAATATGATGATCATCAAGAAATCTATACTTGGGTAGGAGAAGAGCTAGACCGAGCGATAGCAGCTTTAGAAGTTGCAAAGACTCAAGAAGATCAAAATACGCCACTTTATAATGATTTTATTTATGGTGGTGATTTGGATAAGTGGATTGCTCTAGCACATGCCGTAAAAGCGAGAATGTTATTGCATTATGTGCCAAACGTTAGTGCTCCTTATGATGAGATTTTGAGTGAAGTAGAAATGGCACTTTCAAACTTTGAAACAGCAGCTTATGAGTATACTAATGGCGCTGAAACAAGTTTAGAAATAATGCAGTGTCAGTGGGGACCTAATAAGGCAAAATACGAATGGGATTATTGGCAAAATGCACTTGATGCGAGTGGACCAACTTATTTCTTTTTGCATAACTTGATGGGCTATGACCCTCTTACTGCAGATTATGTAGACCCAAGACTTCCATACTTAATGACATCAAGAGATGTACTTGATTTGGGAGACGGTACTACTAAACCTGCTTATTACGGAATGCGCTCGGGAGAAGGAATAGACGGGACAAAAGATAATGACCTTTATCCGTATATGTATGGAAATTATCAGACAAGAGATGATGCTTCACAATTCATTTTGATGGAAGAAGAGCTTCACTTTATAAAGTCTGAGGTGCTATTTATGAAAGGGCAGTTTAATGAGTCGTTAGCTGCTTTGCAAGAAGGAGTAAGTGTTCATATGAATAGAGCAGGTGTTCCATCAGATGAGGCTGAAGCTTTTTTAAGAAGTGAGAAAATGCCACAAAATGGAACAGCACTAAGGCTTTCACATATCATGCAGCAAAAAGTTGTAGCTCTTTATTTACAGGGTGAAGTTTGGGCAGATATGCGTAGACATGGTTTCGATACGAATATCTATGAAGGACTAGAACGACCTGTGGATTTGGCGTATTACTGGGAAGATAATACAGGAGAGCATGTTTGGTTACAACGTTTTCCGTATGATCCTGAAACGGAGGAAATCTATAACCGAGGAGAACTTCTGAAAAGAGATGCTTTCCAAAACCCTGCATGGATGTATCAACCTGTTTTCTGGGCTAAAAAAATAGAACTTTAA
- a CDS encoding family 10 glycosylhydrolase, with product MRNQFLLFILSSFLLGFGHTSWAQESPEKEFRGVWLTSVSNLDWPKNSDKGDSEAQKQDLIEMLDHFQAMNMNAVLFQIRPECDALYASDLEPWSRFLTGSQGVDPGYDPLTFAIEEAHKRGLELHAWMNPYRISSAKNPSDSYFGEGHVYKEHPEWAIAYDDGSMILNPGIPEVADYIAEVVEDVVDRYDVDGVHFDDYFYAYGGTHASLDQEQFDAYAEEGQSLAEFRRGSINSMVRKVYQAIKAKKEYVRFGISPFGIWSTDAQAAADYDVDLPAGIVGLDAYNTIYCDALAWMKEGTVDYITPQQYWPTGGGQDYETLNNWWADMSDKFDSHIYTGQGTYRLSNSPATRKSDLSDSNLDVLHEQKEYFDQSSNSNSRISADAWTLSQITRQVKINRANDAKGVKGSVYFRAMDFWRVSGLSDYMLTDVYQAKVLLPVMINEELELSGDGVTNIRFEQNEGETATLTWDYPDAENYRFIVLETTDPSTTPSLEDMKAIAYGNVFDATGSEMTNEDKYYSIWVYDRFGNVQSNEVWSGLEVPETPIITSESDVVLAYETGTLDWEHSLGAMSYRIEVSTSSSFQDLVFETDTVTQNSFHISQIDLDGEITYYWRIQALNLAGGSEYSSTASFEIDRLRKPSLLSPSDNEKDVDPLMTITWDALETAESFKIQIKSTTATFENDTPLVDVTVSASEKSYQITEALEELEYYDIRVKVVNSEYESDWVVHRFKTLHYPAETPQILSPTHHLVVEPGYALEVSWTETQNTSSYNIQISEKEDFSKTLKNIWKYDAKDTTYVFSGTEEDKTYYVRVAASNSGAGKGEWSEVVSFTTIPVVLTNSDILLNDGITVFPNPATKYIKFQTLDSSTPKLWLLRDLSGGIIKEGKAMVEDNNQTLVDVRDVEVGLYIFQVFIGDKIYSSKVYIQK from the coding sequence ATGAGAAATCAATTTTTACTTTTTATTTTATCATCCTTTCTATTAGGATTCGGACATACATCTTGGGCGCAAGAAAGCCCAGAGAAAGAATTTAGAGGAGTGTGGCTAACTTCTGTGAGTAATTTAGATTGGCCAAAGAATAGTGACAAAGGGGATTCAGAAGCTCAAAAGCAAGATTTAATAGAAATGTTGGATCACTTTCAAGCGATGAATATGAATGCAGTTTTATTTCAAATTCGTCCTGAGTGTGATGCACTGTATGCTTCTGACCTAGAGCCTTGGTCACGATTCCTTACAGGAAGTCAAGGAGTTGATCCTGGCTATGATCCTCTAACTTTTGCTATTGAAGAAGCTCATAAAAGAGGACTGGAGCTTCATGCATGGATGAATCCATACCGAATATCTTCAGCGAAAAATCCTTCAGATAGTTACTTTGGAGAAGGTCACGTTTACAAAGAACATCCAGAATGGGCTATAGCTTATGATGATGGTAGTATGATTTTAAACCCAGGAATACCTGAAGTGGCAGATTATATAGCGGAAGTGGTAGAAGATGTTGTAGATCGTTATGACGTTGATGGTGTACATTTTGATGATTATTTCTATGCATACGGAGGTACACATGCATCTTTAGATCAAGAGCAGTTTGATGCTTATGCTGAAGAAGGTCAGAGTTTAGCCGAGTTTAGAAGAGGTAGTATTAATAGTATGGTTAGAAAAGTATACCAAGCTATTAAGGCTAAGAAAGAATATGTTCGTTTTGGTATTAGTCCATTTGGAATTTGGAGTACGGATGCACAAGCTGCAGCAGATTATGATGTTGACTTGCCTGCTGGAATTGTTGGCTTAGATGCTTACAATACGATTTATTGTGATGCGCTTGCTTGGATGAAAGAAGGAACTGTCGACTATATCACACCTCAGCAGTATTGGCCTACAGGTGGAGGGCAAGATTATGAAACACTGAATAATTGGTGGGCAGATATGTCTGATAAATTTGATAGTCATATTTATACAGGTCAAGGTACATATAGATTGAGTAATAGTCCTGCCACTCGCAAGAGTGATTTGAGTGATTCAAATCTTGATGTATTACACGAACAAAAGGAATATTTTGATCAAAGTTCTAATTCAAATAGCCGAATATCCGCGGATGCTTGGACGTTAAGTCAAATTACAAGACAAGTAAAAATCAACCGTGCAAATGATGCAAAAGGAGTGAAAGGGAGTGTATACTTTAGGGCTATGGATTTTTGGCGTGTAAGCGGTCTTTCAGATTACATGCTAACAGACGTTTATCAAGCAAAGGTGCTATTGCCTGTCATGATCAATGAAGAACTAGAGTTGTCGGGGGATGGTGTGACAAATATCCGATTTGAACAAAATGAAGGTGAAACAGCCACTCTTACATGGGATTATCCTGATGCAGAAAACTATAGATTTATAGTTTTAGAAACCACAGACCCTAGCACAACACCTAGCCTTGAAGACATGAAAGCCATAGCGTATGGCAATGTATTTGATGCCACTGGATCTGAAATGACAAATGAAGACAAATACTACAGTATTTGGGTTTATGATCGTTTCGGGAATGTACAATCAAATGAAGTATGGTCAGGACTTGAAGTACCTGAAACGCCAATTATTACTTCGGAATCAGATGTAGTGTTGGCTTACGAAACGGGAACGTTAGATTGGGAGCATTCTTTAGGAGCAATGTCTTACCGAATAGAAGTAAGTACCTCATCAAGTTTTCAAGATTTAGTATTTGAAACAGATACTGTTACTCAAAATTCATTTCATATTTCTCAAATTGATTTAGATGGTGAGATTACTTACTATTGGAGGATTCAAGCTTTAAATTTAGCAGGAGGAAGTGAGTATTCATCTACAGCCTCATTTGAGATTGATCGCTTGAGAAAGCCCTCTTTACTAAGTCCTTCAGATAATGAAAAAGATGTAGATCCATTAATGACAATTACTTGGGATGCTTTAGAAACCGCTGAGTCTTTCAAAATTCAGATCAAAAGCACTACTGCAACTTTTGAAAATGATACTCCTTTAGTTGACGTGACTGTAAGTGCTTCAGAAAAAAGTTATCAGATCACTGAAGCTTTAGAGGAGTTAGAATATTATGACATCAGAGTGAAGGTTGTAAATAGTGAATATGAATCAGATTGGGTTGTTCACCGTTTTAAAACACTTCATTACCCTGCGGAAACTCCTCAAATTCTGTCACCTACACATCATTTAGTAGTTGAGCCAGGTTATGCTTTAGAGGTTTCTTGGACTGAGACTCAAAATACTAGTAGTTATAATATCCAAATTTCTGAAAAGGAAGATTTCAGTAAGACTTTAAAGAATATCTGGAAGTATGATGCGAAAGATACGACTTATGTTTTCTCAGGTACAGAAGAAGATAAAACGTATTATGTGAGAGTCGCAGCATCAAATTCTGGAGCAGGAAAAGGAGAATGGTCAGAAGTCGTTTCTTTTACGACAATTCCTGTGGTATTGACAAATAGTGATATTCTTCTGAATGATGGAATTACTGTATTTCCAAATCCAGCCACTAAATACATAAAGTTCCAAACATTGGACTCGTCTACTCCTAAATTATGGCTCTTGAGAGACCTAAGTGGAGGAATTATCAAAGAAGGAAAAGCTATGGTAGAAGATAATAATCAAACTCTCGTTGATGTAAGAGATGTAGAAGTTGGTCTCTATATTTTCCAAGTATTTATAGGTGATAAGATCTATTCTTCAAAAGTCTATATTCAAAAATAG
- a CDS encoding efflux RND transporter periplasmic adaptor subunit, with protein sequence MQKVLHIILASALLASCSPDQEKEIKSAKLVKITTIQSIQSPKAISFNAQVLEKDAVNLSFRVGGPLAKLSVSEGDYVQKGQVIATIDKRDYEIAVRQAKAQFEQVEAEFERMKTLYEKGKLPANNYDKVKSGFEMASSAYEHAQNQLKDTQLKTPFSGYITHTMANNFETVGPGQPIVGIIDISSFEVVVKATTKQLDIVKQNEKALLSLKDKNIYDKEVKLKSISQKAGRDNLYEVRYTFLNDAKENIRAGMSADISLYNEASDVSSAIIPISALFTKNGKNYVWVMKAKDGKLQKKEVKLGKLLSDGNVEVKAGLNTQDQVVAAGVNYLFEGQEVKAIKEASSTNIGGLL encoded by the coding sequence ATGCAAAAAGTACTTCACATCATTTTGGCTTCAGCATTACTAGCAAGTTGTTCGCCAGACCAAGAAAAGGAAATTAAGAGCGCTAAGCTCGTCAAGATAACAACAATTCAATCTATTCAGAGCCCAAAGGCTATTTCATTTAATGCACAAGTCTTAGAGAAAGATGCTGTAAATCTATCTTTTAGAGTAGGCGGTCCTTTGGCAAAATTATCTGTTAGTGAAGGCGATTATGTACAAAAAGGACAAGTAATCGCTACTATAGATAAACGAGATTATGAGATTGCTGTAAGACAAGCTAAAGCACAGTTTGAACAAGTAGAAGCTGAGTTTGAGCGCATGAAAACGCTTTATGAAAAAGGAAAATTACCAGCCAATAATTACGATAAAGTAAAATCGGGTTTTGAAATGGCAAGTAGTGCTTATGAACATGCTCAAAATCAACTGAAAGATACCCAATTAAAGACTCCATTTTCGGGCTATATCACACATACAATGGCGAATAATTTCGAGACAGTGGGTCCAGGTCAACCGATTGTCGGAATTATTGATATTTCTTCTTTTGAGGTTGTCGTGAAGGCTACAACAAAACAATTAGATATAGTAAAGCAAAATGAGAAAGCACTTCTCAGTCTGAAGGATAAAAATATTTATGATAAAGAAGTTAAGCTCAAATCCATCAGTCAGAAGGCTGGGCGCGATAACTTATACGAAGTGCGATATACTTTCTTAAATGATGCCAAAGAAAATATTAGAGCAGGGATGTCGGCAGACATTAGCTTATATAATGAAGCCTCTGATGTAAGTAGTGCCATTATTCCGATCAGCGCATTATTCACCAAAAATGGTAAAAATTATGTGTGGGTTATGAAGGCTAAAGATGGCAAACTCCAAAAGAAAGAAGTGAAGCTAGGAAAGCTTTTATCAGATGGTAACGTAGAGGTGAAAGCAGGTTTGAATACTCAAGATCAGGTTGTGGCAGCAGGAGTAAATTACCTGTTTGAAGGGCAAGAGGTGAAAGCCATTAAAGAAGCATCGTCAACTAACATAGGAGGGCTACTATAA